A window of Cloacibacillus sp. An23 contains these coding sequences:
- the citF gene encoding citrate lyase subunit alpha yields the protein MTVNAVKREIPDYIEGYGKVRHFEGAFARKPEGRIAGAKLRCFNNDRTNKVAPSLKDAIKASGLKSGMTISFHHHLRNGDYVVNMVLDACAELGIKDLTLFPTALFGVHKKVIEHIKSGVVTKIMGSVNGPIGQLVSEGGMGVPVVLRSHGGRPRAVMAGDVHIDVAFIAAPTADCCGNICGTIGKSACGSLGYAYTDADYADTVVAVTDNLVPYPASPVSIPQTKADIVAEVPSIGDPAGIVSGTTKVTRDPLRLLISKYAAQLIEASPYFKDGISFQTGAGGIPLAVTAFMKEAMLRKGIKGGFGLGGITGYFVELLKEGLVGKLMDVQSFDLDAVKSIAENPNHIEISADWYANPWNCGAAVNMLDVVILGATEVDTDFNANVNTEADGALLHGTGGHQDTAAGAKLTIIAQPLLRGRIPCVTDSVYSVTTPGEVIDAIVTEYGVTINPRRKDLLDAVSGLKGLPIVPMDELAARARKMSGPTDPVATTDRIIGVVEWRDGTVIDVVRQL from the coding sequence ATGACAGTCAACGCAGTAAAACGCGAGATACCCGACTACATAGAGGGCTACGGCAAGGTACGCCACTTCGAAGGCGCCTTCGCGAGAAAACCCGAGGGCCGCATAGCAGGAGCGAAACTTCGCTGCTTCAATAACGACCGTACCAACAAGGTCGCGCCATCGCTCAAGGACGCGATAAAGGCGAGCGGCCTCAAAAGCGGGATGACCATATCCTTCCACCACCATCTGAGAAACGGCGACTACGTCGTCAACATGGTGCTCGACGCATGCGCGGAGCTTGGAATCAAAGACCTCACGCTCTTCCCCACCGCGCTCTTCGGAGTCCACAAAAAAGTGATCGAACACATAAAAAGCGGGGTCGTCACGAAAATCATGGGCTCAGTCAACGGCCCGATAGGCCAGCTTGTCTCAGAAGGCGGCATGGGCGTGCCCGTCGTCCTTCGCAGCCACGGCGGACGCCCGCGCGCCGTCATGGCCGGAGACGTGCATATCGACGTCGCCTTCATCGCCGCGCCGACAGCCGACTGCTGCGGCAACATCTGCGGCACGATAGGCAAATCGGCCTGCGGCTCCCTCGGCTACGCCTACACCGACGCCGACTACGCCGACACCGTGGTAGCCGTCACCGACAACCTCGTCCCCTACCCCGCCTCGCCCGTCTCAATCCCGCAGACGAAGGCAGACATAGTGGCCGAAGTCCCCTCGATAGGGGACCCCGCGGGAATCGTATCCGGCACGACGAAGGTCACGCGCGACCCGCTGCGCCTGCTAATCTCCAAATACGCCGCGCAGCTCATCGAGGCGAGCCCGTACTTTAAAGACGGCATCTCCTTCCAGACCGGAGCCGGCGGCATACCGCTCGCGGTCACGGCCTTCATGAAAGAAGCGATGCTGCGCAAAGGCATAAAAGGCGGATTCGGCCTCGGAGGAATAACCGGCTACTTCGTCGAACTGCTCAAGGAAGGGCTCGTCGGGAAGCTCATGGACGTGCAGTCCTTCGACCTCGACGCCGTAAAATCCATAGCCGAAAACCCGAACCACATCGAGATATCCGCCGACTGGTACGCGAACCCGTGGAACTGCGGCGCGGCGGTCAACATGCTCGACGTCGTCATACTCGGCGCGACCGAAGTAGACACCGACTTCAACGCCAACGTCAACACCGAAGCCGACGGCGCTCTGCTCCACGGCACGGGCGGACACCAGGACACAGCGGCGGGCGCGAAACTCACGATAATAGCGCAGCCGCTGCTGCGCGGGCGCATCCCCTGCGTCACCGACAGCGTCTACAGCGTCACGACGCCGGGCGAGGTGATAGACGCGATAGTCACCGAGTACGGCGTGACGATCAACCCGCGCCGCAAGGACCTGCTCGACGCCGTAAGCGGCCTCAAGGGCCTGCCCATAGTGCCGATGGACGAGCTTGCCGCGCGCGCGAGGAAAATGTCCGGCCCGACAGACCCCGTAGCGACGACCGACAGAATAATCGGCGTCGTCGAATGGCGCGACGGCACCGTCATCGATGTCGTGAGACAGCT